One genomic segment of Caldimonas brevitalea includes these proteins:
- the argA gene encoding amino-acid N-acetyltransferase: protein MSLVFPHTFVPWFRSVAPYIHAHRGKTFVVAIAGELIAAGKLATFAQDLAIIHATGIKLVLIHGFRPQVEEQLTAKGHASRFSHGMRVTDAVALDCAQEAAGQLRYEIEAAFSQGLPNTPMAHSQIRLLSGNFITARPVGIVDGVDFQHTGFVRRIDAMSVRRAIDFGSIVLMSPFGFSPTGEAFNLSMEDVATSTAIALQADKLIFVTEVRGVPMDPSQANDPECEIDQELALADAEKLLGALPNPVQPTDTAFYLQHAVKAAKNGVDRVHIIPYSVDGSILMELFTHDGVGTMIVDEKLESLREATPDDIGGILQLIEPFERDGTLVKRSRTEIERDVGHYTVIEHDGIIFGCAALYPYPEAKTAEMAALTVSPEVQGQGDGERILKRVEQRARAMGLDSIFVLTTRTMHWFIKRGFQQVDPDWLPEARKRKYNWDRRSKVLVKRLG from the coding sequence ATGAGCCTCGTCTTCCCGCATACCTTCGTGCCCTGGTTCCGGTCGGTGGCGCCCTACATCCATGCCCACCGCGGCAAGACCTTCGTGGTCGCCATCGCGGGTGAGTTGATCGCGGCCGGCAAGCTGGCCACCTTCGCGCAGGACCTGGCGATCATCCACGCCACCGGCATCAAGCTGGTGCTGATCCACGGCTTCCGGCCGCAGGTGGAGGAGCAGCTGACGGCCAAGGGCCACGCCTCGCGCTTCAGCCACGGCATGCGGGTGACCGACGCGGTGGCGCTCGACTGCGCGCAGGAAGCGGCCGGTCAATTGCGATATGAGATCGAGGCGGCGTTTTCACAAGGCCTCCCGAACACGCCGATGGCGCACAGCCAGATCCGGCTGCTGTCGGGCAATTTCATCACGGCGCGCCCGGTGGGCATCGTCGATGGTGTCGATTTCCAGCACACCGGCTTCGTGCGGCGCATCGACGCGATGAGCGTGCGCCGCGCCATCGATTTCGGCTCCATCGTGCTGATGTCGCCGTTCGGCTTCTCGCCCACCGGCGAGGCCTTCAACCTGAGCATGGAAGACGTCGCCACCAGCACCGCGATCGCGCTGCAGGCCGACAAGCTGATCTTCGTGACCGAGGTGCGCGGCGTGCCGATGGACCCGAGCCAGGCCAACGACCCGGAATGCGAGATCGACCAGGAACTGGCGCTGGCCGATGCCGAAAAGCTGCTGGGCGCCCTGCCCAATCCGGTGCAGCCGACCGACACCGCGTTCTACCTGCAGCATGCGGTGAAGGCGGCCAAGAACGGCGTGGACCGGGTCCACATCATTCCCTATTCGGTCGACGGCTCGATCCTGATGGAGTTGTTCACCCATGACGGCGTGGGCACCATGATCGTCGACGAGAAGCTCGAGAGCCTGCGCGAGGCGACGCCCGACGACATCGGCGGCATCCTGCAGCTGATCGAGCCCTTCGAGCGCGACGGCACGCTGGTCAAGCGCAGCCGCACCGAGATCGAGCGCGACGTCGGGCACTACACCGTGATCGAGCACGACGGCATCATCTTCGGCTGTGCCGCGCTCTACCCCTACCCGGAAGCGAAAACCGCCGAGATGGCGGCGCTGACCGTGTCGCCCGAGGTACAGGGCCAAGGCGACGGCGAGCGCATCCTCAAGCGTGTCGAGCAGCGCGCCAGGGCGATGGGGCTGGACAGCATCTTCGTGCTGACGACCCGCACCATGCACTGGTTCATCAAACGCGGCTTCCAGCAGGTCGACCCCGACTGGCTGCCGGAGGCGCGCAAGCGCAAATACAACTGGGACCGGCGCTCCAAGGTGCTGGTCAAGCGGCTGGGCTGA